In a genomic window of Scyliorhinus torazame isolate Kashiwa2021f chromosome 5, sScyTor2.1, whole genome shotgun sequence:
- the LOC140418561 gene encoding uncharacterized protein → MLTRQRARNSESPFTCSVCGKKFMCSSNLLAHQLDHIDEEPLQSSDSGDGSDTSKELVQYQRVHTDARPFSCSHCQKRFSQSSRLAEHQLLHTHERPFSCSHCGELFTESVHLIEHQQVHNKDRPFSSSQYGKRFTQSSHYTEHQLIHSNKRPLKCSECEKTFKRNFNLLRHQRTHTGERPFPCSVCGKRFAHSFHLRRHKQVHTGERPFTCSMCGKAYSCSSDLVIHKRTHTGERPYTCSECGKGFTRSAYLLMHKTVHTGERPFSCSVCAKRFTQSAALRAHKRVHTGERPFTCFVCGKSFSRLSQVLIHEQVHTGERRYLCHVCGKGFTSLHHLQRHQLVHTGEKPFICSVCGKAFPELSSLRRHDHIHTGKRPFTCSVCGKRFIQSFDLLKHRRVHTRKKLLTCSVCEKRFTQSSNLLRHQKLHTLPEKLNSVVPVANHTQD, encoded by the coding sequence ATGCTGACACGACAGCGAGCTCGCAATAGCGAGagtccgttcacctgctccgtgtgtgggaagaaaTTCATGTGTTCGTCCaacctgctggctcaccaactcGATCATATTGATGAGGAGCCTCTTCAAAGCTCTGATTCTGGGGATGGCTCTGATACCTCCAAGGAACTGGTCCaataccagcgagttcacactgatgccagaccattcagctgctcacaCTGTCAGAAGAGATTCAGCCAGTCCTCCCGCCTCGCGGAGCACCAGCTCCTTCACACAcacgagagaccattcagctgctcccaCTGTGGGGAGTTATTCACTGAGTCAGTGCATCTCATTgagcaccagcaagttcacaacaAGGACAGGCCATTCAGCAGCTCTCAGTAtggaaagagattcactcagtcctccCACTACACTGAGCACCAGCTCATTCACTCCAACAAGAGACCTTTGAAATGCTCAGAGTGTGAGAAGACCTTTAAAAGAAACtttaatctgctgagacaccagcgcactcacaccggggagaggccgtttccctgctctgtgtgtgggaagagatttgctcATTCATTCCACCTTCGGAGACacaagcaagttcacactggggagagaccattcacctgttccatgtgtgggaaggcATACAGTTGCTCATCTGACCTTGTGATACACAAAAggactcacactggagagaggccatacacctgctccgagtgtgggaagggattcactcgttcagcCTACCTTTTGATGCACAAAacggttcacaccggggagaggccattctcttGCTCTGTGTGTGCGAAGAGATTTACTCAGTCAGCTGCCCTGCGcgcacacaagcgagttcacaccggggagaggccattcacctgctttgtgtgtgggaagagTTTCTCTCGTTTGTCCCAGGTTTTGATACATGagcaagttcacaccggggagaggcggtATCTTTGTCacgtatgtgggaagggatttactagtttacaccacctgcagagacaccagcttgttcacaccggggagaagccgtttatctgctccgtgtgtgggaaggcttTCCCTGAGTTGTCCAGCCTCCGGAGACACGACCACatccacactgggaagaggccgttcacctgctctgtttgtGGGAAGAGATTTATTCAGTCATTCGATCTGCTGAAACACCGGAGAGTTCACACCAGGAAGAAGCtgctcacctgctctgtgtgtgagaagagatttactcagtcatccaacctgctgagacaccagaaacTTCACACGTTACCAGAAAAGTTGAATTCTGTTGTTCCTGTTGCGAATCACACCCAGGATTGA